In the genome of Macrobrachium nipponense isolate FS-2020 chromosome 42, ASM1510439v2, whole genome shotgun sequence, one region contains:
- the LOC135213309 gene encoding uncharacterized protein LOC135213309: MTDRGPVFLLELWTAMACLMGTLLRATTSYNPAANGMVERFHRSLKASLMACCTGEDWKSQLPWVLPGLQTAPRANGEASPAEKVYGEPLAVPGEFFPTKADDTDVSITRLRESAGKFTPCVKTFSDRTKHFLPKPLLSCKHVFIRDDTLRPPLTRPYRGPFCVLRRTDKAYFISIKWSQGLGYDRLTETSFPDG, encoded by the coding sequence ATGACGGACCGCGGACCTGTTTTCCTGTTGGAGTTGTGGACCGCCATGGCATGCCTGATGGGGACATTGCTACGCGCCACCACCTCCTACAACCCGgcggctaacggcatggtggaaaggttccaccgaTCTCTCAAGGCTTCCCTAATGGCATGCTGCACCGGCGAGGactggaagagccaactaccgtgggtcctccccGGCCTCCAGACCGCCCCTCGGGCGAATGGCGAAGCATCACctgcggagaaggtatacggggaaccattggcagtcccaggcgagttcttcccgaccaaagCCGACGACACAGACGTCTCCATCACCagacttcgggaatccgccggaaaattcacgccctgcgtcaagaccttctccgacagaaccaaacacttcctcccgaagccCCTATTATCCtgcaaacacgtcttcatcagggACGACACCCTCCGCCCGCCACTAACAAGACCCTACCGAGGCCCCTTCTGCGTCCTCCGACGCACCGATAAGGCGTACTTCATATCCATAAAATGGTCGCAAGGACTGGGTTACGATCGACTGACTGAAACCAGCTTTCCTGATGGATGA